A single genomic interval of Brevibacillus brevis harbors:
- the coaBC gene encoding bifunctional phosphopantothenoylcysteine decarboxylase/phosphopantothenate--cysteine ligase CoaBC: protein MHSLAGKRIVLGVSGGIAAYKAAALTSKLTQAGALVHVILTEGALQFIQPLTFQALSHLPVYTDTFTEPDPHVISHIELADRADLVLIAPATANVIGKMANGIADDMLTTTVLATKAPVMVAPAMNVNMYNHPAVIANMDKLTAYGYRFVEPGVGLLACGWIGKGRLAEPEEIVEAVRQWFASDETRQTIREKDLQDKHVLITAGPTREKIDPVRYITNHASGKMGYAIAEAARDRGAKVTLISGPTSLARPDGVEFIAVESVQEMFDAVMEQLPHCDIVVKSAAVSDYRPKHVAEHKMKKGDGPLELALEKAPDILKTIGERKTKQFVVGFAAETQNVLQHAQSKLERKNLDMIVANNVLLEGAGMGSDTNIVTLLTRGGEQLALDKLSKRAVADKLFDAVLAVQEHRPLRDLS, encoded by the coding sequence ATGCATTCGCTTGCAGGAAAACGAATTGTTCTTGGAGTATCTGGCGGCATCGCTGCTTACAAGGCTGCTGCACTGACCAGCAAGCTGACACAGGCAGGTGCATTGGTGCATGTCATTTTGACAGAGGGCGCCTTACAGTTTATTCAGCCTTTGACGTTTCAGGCCTTGTCTCACCTGCCTGTCTATACAGATACGTTTACGGAGCCAGACCCCCATGTGATTAGCCATATCGAACTGGCTGATCGAGCTGATCTCGTATTGATCGCGCCAGCAACCGCCAACGTGATTGGCAAAATGGCGAATGGCATTGCGGATGATATGCTGACGACGACTGTACTGGCTACGAAAGCGCCTGTCATGGTCGCGCCTGCCATGAACGTCAATATGTACAATCACCCTGCGGTTATCGCAAATATGGATAAGCTTACTGCTTATGGTTATCGGTTTGTTGAACCAGGTGTCGGGCTTTTGGCATGTGGCTGGATTGGCAAAGGACGTTTGGCGGAGCCCGAGGAAATCGTCGAAGCTGTGCGTCAATGGTTTGCTTCCGATGAGACCAGACAAACGATCCGTGAAAAAGATTTGCAGGACAAGCACGTATTGATCACAGCGGGACCGACTCGTGAAAAAATTGATCCAGTGCGTTACATAACCAATCATGCTTCAGGAAAAATGGGCTATGCCATCGCGGAAGCGGCACGAGACAGAGGGGCCAAGGTTACGCTGATCAGTGGGCCGACTTCCTTGGCACGTCCTGATGGAGTGGAATTCATCGCGGTAGAATCGGTACAAGAAATGTTTGATGCCGTTATGGAGCAGTTGCCGCACTGTGACATCGTCGTCAAATCCGCAGCAGTTTCCGATTATCGACCGAAGCATGTAGCAGAACATAAGATGAAAAAGGGTGATGGTCCACTCGAACTTGCGCTGGAGAAAGCACCCGATATTTTAAAGACCATAGGTGAGCGGAAAACGAAGCAGTTCGTCGTTGGTTTTGCAGCAGAGACCCAAAATGTGTTACAGCATGCCCAGTCCAAGCTGGAGCGAAAAAATCTCGATATGATCGTAGCTAATAATGTATTGCTTGAGGGAGCAGGTATGGGGAGCGATACGAATATCGTGACCTTGCTAACCCGTGGCGGAGAGCAACTGGCATTGGATAAATTGAGCAAGCGGGCTGTGGCAGACAAGCTGTTTGATGCTGTCCTTGCCGTGCAAGAGCATAGACCGCTTCGAGACCTGTCATGA
- the gmk gene encoding guanylate kinase, with amino-acid sequence MSMVDRGLLLVLSGPAGVGKGTVCKALREVMPDLVYSVSATTRQPRPGEVEGVNYFFKSQEEFKQMIEEDALLEWAEYVGNYYGTPRQFVDDMLNEGRDVILEIEVQGALQVKESFPQGTFLFLAPPDLNELENRIVGRGTESQEIIRKRMEVARAEIELMDHYDYVVVNDVIESACDRIQAIITAEHLKKDRQVHKYRKWLQEVE; translated from the coding sequence ATGAGTATGGTTGATCGTGGTCTCCTTTTGGTTCTATCCGGACCTGCTGGTGTGGGAAAAGGAACAGTATGCAAGGCACTTCGTGAAGTGATGCCTGATCTGGTGTATTCTGTTTCCGCTACCACACGCCAGCCGCGTCCTGGAGAGGTAGAAGGAGTTAATTACTTTTTTAAAAGCCAGGAAGAGTTCAAGCAGATGATTGAAGAAGATGCTCTTCTGGAATGGGCAGAATACGTAGGGAATTACTACGGAACACCTCGTCAGTTCGTGGACGATATGCTGAATGAGGGGCGCGATGTCATTCTTGAGATCGAGGTTCAGGGTGCTCTTCAAGTGAAAGAGAGCTTCCCGCAAGGTACCTTCCTGTTCCTGGCTCCGCCTGATTTAAACGAACTGGAAAACCGGATCGTGGGTCGCGGGACAGAATCACAAGAGATCATTCGCAAGCGCATGGAAGTGGCGCGTGCTGAAATCGAGCTCATGGACCACTACGATTATGTGGTCGTCAATGACGTCATCGAATCGGCTTGCGATCGAATTCAAGCGATTATTACAGCAGAACATCTGAAAAAAGATCGTCAGGTTCACAAATATCGCAAATGGTTACAGGAGGTTGAATAA
- the remA gene encoding extracellular matrix/biofilm regulator RemA — protein MAIKLINIGFGNIVNANRIISIVSPESAPIKRIIQEARDRNMLVDATYGRRTRAVIITDSDHVILSAVQPETVAQRLTTKDDESDE, from the coding sequence ATGGCAATCAAGCTAATCAATATCGGTTTTGGCAACATCGTCAATGCCAACCGCATTATTTCAATTGTAAGTCCGGAGTCCGCTCCTATCAAACGGATCATCCAGGAAGCGCGCGATCGCAACATGCTTGTGGACGCTACCTATGGGAGACGTACACGTGCAGTCATTATTACAGACAGCGATCACGTGATTTTGTCAGCGGTACAGCCAGAAACAGTGGCACAGCGCTTGACTACGAAGGATGACGAATCGGACGAATAA
- the rpoZ gene encoding DNA-directed RNA polymerase subunit omega — protein sequence MLYPSIDELTEKAESKYILVTVASKRARQLRENSEIQVVRPKSKKFVGLALEEFISDELVHEFLDGRK from the coding sequence ATGTTGTATCCATCTATTGACGAATTGACCGAAAAAGCGGAGAGCAAGTACATCTTGGTGACAGTAGCATCCAAGCGTGCGCGTCAGCTTCGCGAAAACAGCGAAATTCAAGTGGTGAGACCAAAATCCAAAAAGTTTGTAGGTTTGGCACTGGAAGAGTTCATCTCCGACGAGCTCGTTCACGAGTTTTTGGACGGTCGCAAATAA